In Nocardioides dokdonensis FR1436, the following are encoded in one genomic region:
- a CDS encoding cytochrome P450, producing the protein MATSQIAELDALPETGDLTQERFRRMSGASVGSADLPPVDLDGLPPGPRWPVLVQSAALMRFRHWFHPYLHRTYGDVFTVRLVPGGRPLVFFTRPEHTKEIFAADPAVFHAGKGNAILGPVMGEHSLLLQDGAEHQRARKLLMPAFNGAALREYRSLVTDLAADEAAHWPDGVTLRALDRMNVLTLEVILRVVFGVTDERRLAAMRPRVNATVDISPAVLLGWGYPALQRFGPWRRTVQNQAELDRLIYAEIRERRAAPDLAERSDVLSRLIRHGAGSTDESDRLTDTELRDQLVTLLLAGHETTATSLSWALYELGRDPALLRRSQEAADGTTPEDDAWLEAVMKESMRLHPVIPMVVRTLVRPATIGGLDLPRGTTVGPSIIVAHQRSEHHPDPDAFRPERFLGQHPPTNTWIPFGGGVRRCIGAGFAQMEGVAVLREVLRVHDVTTPVADGPKVRNITSVPRDGARIHVARR; encoded by the coding sequence GGCCACTTCTCAGATCGCCGAGCTCGACGCACTGCCCGAGACAGGTGACCTGACCCAGGAGCGGTTCCGCCGGATGAGCGGGGCCTCGGTGGGCAGCGCGGACCTGCCGCCGGTCGACCTCGACGGGCTGCCGCCGGGGCCGCGGTGGCCGGTGCTGGTGCAGAGCGCGGCGCTGATGCGGTTCCGGCACTGGTTCCACCCCTACCTGCACCGCACCTACGGCGACGTCTTCACCGTGCGGCTGGTCCCGGGGGGCCGACCGCTGGTGTTCTTCACGCGTCCCGAGCACACCAAGGAGATCTTCGCCGCCGACCCGGCGGTGTTCCACGCCGGCAAGGGCAACGCGATCCTGGGGCCGGTGATGGGGGAGCACTCGCTGCTGCTCCAGGACGGCGCCGAGCACCAGCGGGCCCGCAAGCTGCTGATGCCGGCCTTCAACGGGGCCGCGCTGCGCGAGTACCGCTCGCTGGTCACCGACCTCGCCGCCGACGAGGCGGCGCACTGGCCGGACGGGGTCACCCTGCGGGCCCTGGACCGGATGAACGTGCTGACCCTCGAGGTCATCCTGCGCGTGGTCTTCGGGGTCACCGACGAGCGGCGCCTGGCCGCGATGCGACCGCGGGTCAACGCGACGGTCGACATCAGTCCCGCGGTGCTGCTCGGCTGGGGCTACCCGGCGCTGCAGCGCTTCGGGCCGTGGCGCCGCACCGTGCAGAACCAGGCCGAGCTCGACCGGCTGATCTACGCCGAGATCCGCGAGCGGCGTGCGGCGCCGGACCTCGCGGAGCGCAGCGACGTGCTCTCCCGGCTGATCCGCCACGGTGCCGGCAGCACCGACGAGTCCGACCGGCTCACCGACACCGAGCTGCGCGACCAGCTCGTCACCCTGCTGCTGGCCGGGCACGAGACGACCGCGACCTCGCTCTCCTGGGCGCTCTACGAGCTGGGCCGCGACCCGGCGCTGCTGCGCCGAAGCCAGGAGGCCGCCGACGGCACCACCCCCGAGGACGACGCGTGGCTCGAGGCGGTGATGAAGGAGTCGATGCGGCTGCACCCGGTCATCCCGATGGTGGTGCGCACGCTGGTGCGCCCCGCCACCATCGGCGGGCTCGACCTGCCCCGCGGCACGACCGTGGGCCCCTCGATCATCGTGGCCCACCAGCGCTCCGAGCACCACCCGGACCCCGACGCCTTCCGTCCCGAGCGGTTCCTGGGCCAGCACCCGCCGACCAACACCTGGATCCCGTTCGGCGGCGGCGTACGCCGCTGCATCGGCGCCGGCTTCGCCCAGATGGAGGGGGTCGCGGTGCTGCGCGAGGTGCTGCGCGTCCACGACGTCACCACCCCGGTCGCCGATGGGCCGAAGGTCCGCAACATCACCTCGGTGCCCCGCGACGGCGCCCGCATCCACGTCGCCCGCCGCTGA
- a CDS encoding MFS transporter yields MTWAERLRGLRIDLAPLQTSRDFRLLFVAGTVFYFGAMVTYVAIPFQVYRVTGSNFAVGAVGLVELVPLVVFALYGGALADHVDRKRLLVGTGVAQAVATAVLAANAFGAFGPDPHLWLVFVLAAVLASSSSMQRPSREALMPRTVRHDEIPAAQALTSLGMEIGVLVGPALGGLLIAFVGLGWCFVVDVVGLAVATLMYLAMTSYPHREETTAPSLAGIAQGMRYAMGRRDLLGTYLVDIAAMLLAMPVVLFPALAETVFEAPELLGLLYSAETVGALVATALSGWTGRVHHHGRAIVLAAAAYGVCIALAGLMPSFWLVAAFFALSGAADMVSGVFRGIVWSQTIPEGMRGRLAGIEMLSYSLGPLGGQVRAGITADLWSVRGSITSGGVACVVGVGATALWLRDFWSYDARTDEHAVAERAVRAARGEG; encoded by the coding sequence ATGACTTGGGCTGAGCGGCTGCGGGGGCTGCGCATCGACCTGGCCCCGCTGCAGACCTCGCGCGACTTCCGGCTGCTGTTCGTGGCCGGGACGGTCTTCTACTTCGGCGCGATGGTCACCTACGTCGCCATCCCGTTCCAGGTCTACCGGGTCACCGGGTCCAACTTCGCGGTCGGCGCGGTCGGCCTCGTCGAGCTGGTGCCGCTGGTCGTCTTCGCGCTGTACGGCGGCGCCCTGGCCGACCACGTCGACCGCAAGAGGCTGCTGGTCGGCACGGGCGTGGCCCAGGCGGTCGCGACCGCGGTGCTCGCTGCCAACGCCTTCGGTGCCTTCGGCCCGGACCCGCACCTGTGGCTGGTCTTCGTCCTCGCCGCGGTGCTGGCCTCCTCCTCGTCGATGCAGCGCCCCTCCCGCGAGGCGCTGATGCCGCGCACGGTGCGCCACGACGAGATCCCCGCCGCGCAGGCGCTGACCAGCCTGGGCATGGAGATCGGGGTGCTGGTCGGGCCCGCGCTCGGTGGCCTGCTGATCGCCTTCGTGGGACTGGGCTGGTGCTTCGTGGTCGACGTCGTCGGACTGGCGGTGGCCACGCTGATGTACCTCGCGATGACCTCCTACCCGCACCGCGAGGAGACCACCGCGCCCAGCCTCGCCGGCATCGCCCAGGGGATGCGCTACGCGATGGGTCGCCGCGACCTGCTCGGCACCTACCTCGTCGACATCGCCGCGATGCTGCTGGCGATGCCGGTGGTGCTCTTCCCCGCGCTGGCCGAGACGGTCTTCGAGGCCCCCGAGCTGCTCGGGCTGCTCTACTCGGCCGAGACGGTCGGGGCGCTGGTGGCGACCGCGCTGTCGGGGTGGACCGGGCGGGTGCACCACCACGGCCGGGCGATCGTGCTCGCGGCGGCGGCGTACGGCGTGTGCATCGCGCTGGCCGGGCTGATGCCGTCGTTCTGGCTGGTCGCGGCCTTCTTCGCGCTCTCCGGCGCCGCCGACATGGTCTCGGGGGTCTTCCGCGGGATCGTGTGGAGCCAGACCATCCCCGAGGGGATGCGGGGGCGCCTGGCCGGCATCGAGATGCTGTCCTACTCGCTGGGCCCGCTCGGTGGCCAGGTCCGGGCCGGGATCACCGCCGACCTGTGGTCGGTGCGGGGCTCGATCACCAGCGGCGGGGTCGCCTGCGTGGTCGGGGTCGGCGCGACCGCGCTGTGGCTGCGCGACTTCTGGTCCTACGACGCGCGCACCGACGAGCACGCCGTTGCCGAGCGTGCGGTGCGCGCCGCCCGCGGCGAGGGGTGA
- a CDS encoding hydrogenase maturation nickel metallochaperone HypA: MSGYYSCMACGHEFDPIATRWFCPHCKFKANCCEGEPLG; encoded by the coding sequence ATGAGCGGCTACTACTCCTGCATGGCCTGCGGCCACGAGTTCGACCCGATCGCCACCCGCTGGTTCTGCCCGCACTGCAAGTTTAAGGCGAACTGCTGCGAGGGCGAGCCGCTGGGCTGA
- a CDS encoding sulfotransferase family protein, whose translation MSEAGGANVMTRERADVGSYEDIVAAAERTTGMSDFGGDAHEEGLRVLVEDLNSPEAGLTGRGNYFQRSEVKSALVGRLLTQAQFNAQPQHADVPVERPIFVMGLPRTGTTALHRLLVSDPGHQGLEMWLTQFPQPRPPRGTWEADPIFAAMQEAFSAHHVEDPEYMGIHYMDATSVEECWRLLRQTGKSNSYESLANLPRYTDWLRGQDWTDAYARHRQNLQLIGMNDPEKRWVLKNPSHMTALDALMRVYPDALVVYTHRDPVSCIASSCSLSAATTAGHSDTYVGGVIGHTQLDLWSRAYHSFHDARPRYDQAQFVDVDFADLQGDPIGTVRGVYDAFGLSLSAEAEAVVREIDAEARSGHARPSHQYSLKDYGLSETQVRDAFAR comes from the coding sequence GTGAGCGAGGCCGGCGGGGCGAACGTGATGACCCGCGAGCGCGCCGACGTCGGGTCCTACGAGGACATCGTGGCGGCCGCGGAGCGCACCACGGGGATGAGCGACTTCGGTGGCGACGCCCACGAGGAGGGCCTGCGGGTCCTGGTCGAGGACCTCAACAGCCCCGAGGCGGGCCTGACCGGTCGCGGGAACTACTTCCAGCGCTCCGAGGTCAAGAGCGCGCTCGTCGGCCGGCTGCTCACCCAGGCGCAGTTCAACGCCCAGCCCCAGCACGCCGACGTACCCGTCGAGCGGCCGATCTTCGTGATGGGCCTGCCGCGCACCGGCACCACCGCGCTGCACCGGCTGCTGGTCTCCGACCCGGGGCACCAGGGGCTGGAGATGTGGCTGACCCAGTTCCCCCAGCCGCGCCCGCCGCGCGGGACGTGGGAGGCCGACCCGATCTTCGCCGCGATGCAGGAGGCGTTCAGCGCCCACCACGTCGAGGACCCGGAGTACATGGGGATCCACTACATGGACGCCACCTCGGTCGAGGAGTGCTGGCGGCTGCTGCGCCAGACCGGGAAGTCGAACTCCTACGAGTCGCTGGCCAACCTGCCGCGCTACACCGACTGGCTGCGCGGCCAGGACTGGACCGACGCCTACGCCCGGCACCGGCAGAACCTGCAGCTGATCGGGATGAACGACCCCGAGAAGCGCTGGGTGCTGAAGAACCCCTCGCACATGACCGCGCTCGACGCCCTGATGCGTGTCTATCCCGACGCCCTGGTCGTCTACACGCACCGCGACCCGGTGTCGTGCATCGCCTCGTCGTGCTCGCTGTCGGCGGCCACCACCGCGGGCCACTCCGACACCTACGTCGGCGGCGTCATCGGCCACACCCAGCTCGACCTGTGGTCGCGGGCCTACCACTCCTTCCACGACGCCCGGCCGCGCTACGACCAGGCGCAGTTCGTCGACGTCGACTTCGCCGACCTCCAGGGCGACCCGATCGGCACCGTCCGGGGCGTGTACGACGCGTTCGGGCTCAGCCTGTCGGCCGAGGCGGAGGCGGTGGTGCGCGAGATCGACGCCGAGGCCCGCTCGGGCCACGCCCGACCCTCGCACCAGTACTCGCTCAAGGACTACGGACTCTCCGAGACCCAGGTGCGTGACGCCTTCGCCCGCTGA